The DNA segment GCCGCGTAGTCAGACTCGGTAGAGAATACGATTAAGTCTTCACCACTTTCAGCGATTACGTGGAACTCTTGTGAACCGTTACCACCAATTGCACCGCTGTCAGCCCATACTGGACGGTAATCTAAGCCCATACGATCAAACGCTTTACAGTAAGCGGTATGCATCGCTTGGTAAGATTTTTCTAGGCCCGCTTTATCGATATCGAAGCTGTAGGCATCCATCATGCAGAATTCGCGTGCACGCATAACGCCAAAACGTGGACGACGCTCATCGCGGAATTTGGTTTGAATTTGGTATAAGTTCAGTGGCAATTGTTTGTAAGAGCTCACTTCGTTGCGAACCAGGCTAGTGATCACTTCTTCTGCCGTTGGGCTAAGCACGAATGGACGCGCGTGACGGTCTTGAATACGAAGTAATTCAGGGCCCATTTTTTCAGAGCGACCCGTTTCTTCCCACAATTCAAATGGTTGAACTACGGGCATTAATGTTTCAACAGCACCTGCGTTGTCGATTTCTTGACGAACGATATTTTCAACTTTACGGAACACACGTAAACCTGTCGGCAACCAAGTGTATAGGCCAGACGCAAGTTTACGGATCATACCTGCACGTAGCATCAGCTGGTGGCTGATCACTTCGGCATCGTTTGGTGTTTCTTTTAGAGTAGAAACAAGGTAGTTGCTGGTGCGCATTTTTGTACCCGCTTTTCTGTGTAGTGGTTAATAAATTCTATTGTCACGTAATTTTGTAAAGCGACAATTTAGCCCGTAATAATAGCAGTACAGGCCGTATCTCAAAAGCGTTCTATTGAGGTTACATGGATGAAATTGCGATTAAATTCGTTTATTTGTGGTGAACTATCACTCTCAATGGTGAATTTGACGTTCAAATCAAATAAATGCACCGCATATTCTTTGCTATCGGGTTTGTTTTTCTTATAAGCAGGACGAGGATCTTGCCCCAAAACCTGTTCAATGACGGCTTGAATATGATCCGATTGGTGGTTCGATTTGAGTATCAATTGAGCTTGAGTGGAAAATACAACAGGCATGCTTGATGGCGCACTTTCTGCAAATCCCCCTGTGGCATCGGGAATTGAATCGGAATAGGGGATATAAGGTTTGATGTCGATAACAGGGGTGCCGTGAACTAAATCGACGCTGCCTAATTCCAACCAAGTTTGACCACCTTGCTGAGTGACGCCTTTTAATTCCACCGCGGACATGCCAATACCATTGGGGCGAAATGTGGCTCGTGAAGCAAACACGCCGATCCTTTCATTGCCGCCTAAACGCGGTGGGCGTACTGTTGGTTTCCAGCCAGCCGCTAAGTTTTGATCAAATAAAAACAATAGCCAGATGTGGCTAAATTGTTCAATACCCCGCACAGATTCTGGTGAATTAGCCTCGCCTAATAATTCAATACGCGCTGTGGCACTGGGCGCTAATCTAGGTTGCCTTGGGACGGCAAATTTTTCTTTATACGGGCTGTGAATTTTACCGATAGGTTCAATAGCAAATGACATGGTGATTCAATGATTGATTAATATGGGGACATCATACCTGCATAACCGCAGCCGACAAACTCTCAGCCGTATCAAGCTCACTTTTGATAGATTAAAAGTCTACCGATGTGGAATGACAGATCACATTTATGGTTATTTTAACTCAATCATCTTGGTTGGTGTTATTGGTTGTGAACTTATTTAAAAACAATCGTCTAATTTGCCGTATTGGATTTATTGTGTTTTTTATATCCAGTTTTATTACAATTTTTAACATTTTATTCTTTTTAGGTTTCTATTTGTTCACGTAGTCTTGCCGGCCAATTGTTATAGCTGTGTTAATTCACACTGATATCATTGACTAGGAGGGCCAAATGACAACACAAGGTTCGAGCACGCAGTACAACTCGAAAAAAACACTCTTCACTCGTTTCTTAGATTCGGTTGAATATCTTGGAAACCTATTGCCACATCCCATCACTTTATTTGCCATTTTCTGTGTCGCAATTCTGATTTCTTCCGGTATCGCTGGATATTTTGGTGTGTCAGTTGTTGACCCGCGTCCTGAGGGGGCGAGTGGTCGTTCCGCTGATGGTATTATTCACGTTGTGAGTCTTTTAAATGCCGAAGGTTTACAGCTTATTGTGACTAACCTAGTGAAAAACTTCACAGGGTTTGCGCCGCTAGGAACGGTATTGGTGGCGATGCTCGGTGTCGCCATTGCTGAGCATTCTGGCTTATTGTCAGCGGCAATGCGTGGCATGGTAATGGGTGCCTCTAAACGTATGGTCACTTTTACTGTGATTTTCGCCGGTATCATTTCTAACACTGCGTCTGAGCTAGGCTATGTGGTGCTTATTCCTCTTGCCGCGATGCTATTCCACTCATTAGGACGCCATCCATTAGCTGGCCTTGCTGCGGCTTTTGCTGGTGTGTCGGGTGGTTATTCAGCTAACTTACTTATCGGTACGGTTGACCCATTACTGTCGGGCATTACAGAATCGGCTGCCCAAATGATAGATCCCACCTACACCGTAGGGCCTGAAGTTAACTGGTATTTCATGTTTGTTTCTACCTTCTTTATCGCGATTGTCGGTGCGTTTGTGACTGAAAAAATCGTTGAGCCGAAATTGGGTGAATATCGCATTGAAGAAGCAGCAGAAGATCTGTCGCAAGATAAAATGGGCTCATTAACGGCTGAAGAGAAAAAAGGCCTGAAAATGGCGGGCCTAGCGGTTTTGGTTGTTTGTGCGTTATTAGCTTGGACAATCGTGCCTGAAAATGGCGTGTTGCGTCATCCGGTGACAGGGGAAATTGCGGGTTCGCCATTCTTAAAGAGTATTGTGGCGTTTATTTTTGTGTTCTTTGCTATTCCAGGTTTTGTCTACGGTAAAGTCACAGGCAGCATGAAAAATGACCGCGATGTGATTAATGCGATGTCGAAATCCATGTCTTCAATGGGCATGTACATTGTGTTGGTGTTCTTCGCAGCCCAGTTTGTGGCATTTTTCAAATGGACGAACTTTGGTCAAGTGTTTGCCGTAGGCGGTGCGGAATTCCTACAAACCATAGGCTTAACCGGCCCAGCATTATTCTTTGCCTTCATTGTCATGTGTGGCTTCATTAACCTAATGATAGGTTCGGCTTCTGCGCAATGGGCGGTAACCGCGCCAATCTTTATTCCAATGTTGATGTTGGTTGGTTATGCACCTGAAACCATTCAAGCGGCTTACCGTATTGGTGACTCAGTAACGAACCTAATCACGCCGATGATGAGCTACTTTGGCCTGATCTTAGCCGTTGCATCACGCTATGTTAAGAATCTTGGTATTGGCACTTTGATTGCCACCATGCTGCCATATACGCTGTGTTTCTTAGTGGGATGGAGTATTTTGTTCTACATATGGGTATTTGTTCTCGGTTTCCCTGTTGGCCCTGGAGCGGCAACCTATTACACGCCATAAGGCATAATGGTAAGTTACCCATCAAAGCAAACCCTCTAGCGATGAGTTAGAGGGTTTTTTGTATATTATAATTGATAAGTATTCTCGATACTGATACCTTGTTGTTATGTTATATTATAACAAAAAGGTATCAGTATGAAACAAGGAATCCATCCAGACTATCGCACTGTTGTATTTCACGACACAAGTGTTGATGAATATTTTTTAA comes from the Vibrio gangliei genome and includes:
- the tsaA gene encoding tRNA (N6-threonylcarbamoyladenosine(37)-N6)-methyltransferase TrmO, whose product is MSFAIEPIGKIHSPYKEKFAVPRQPRLAPSATARIELLGEANSPESVRGIEQFSHIWLLFLFDQNLAAGWKPTVRPPRLGGNERIGVFASRATFRPNGIGMSAVELKGVTQQGGQTWLELGSVDLVHGTPVIDIKPYIPYSDSIPDATGGFAESAPSSMPVVFSTQAQLILKSNHQSDHIQAVIEQVLGQDPRPAYKKNKPDSKEYAVHLFDLNVKFTIESDSSPQINEFNRNFIHVTSIERF
- a CDS encoding AbgT family transporter — translated: MTTQGSSTQYNSKKTLFTRFLDSVEYLGNLLPHPITLFAIFCVAILISSGIAGYFGVSVVDPRPEGASGRSADGIIHVVSLLNAEGLQLIVTNLVKNFTGFAPLGTVLVAMLGVAIAEHSGLLSAAMRGMVMGASKRMVTFTVIFAGIISNTASELGYVVLIPLAAMLFHSLGRHPLAGLAAAFAGVSGGYSANLLIGTVDPLLSGITESAAQMIDPTYTVGPEVNWYFMFVSTFFIAIVGAFVTEKIVEPKLGEYRIEEAAEDLSQDKMGSLTAEEKKGLKMAGLAVLVVCALLAWTIVPENGVLRHPVTGEIAGSPFLKSIVAFIFVFFAIPGFVYGKVTGSMKNDRDVINAMSKSMSSMGMYIVLVFFAAQFVAFFKWTNFGQVFAVGGAEFLQTIGLTGPALFFAFIVMCGFINLMIGSASAQWAVTAPIFIPMLMLVGYAPETIQAAYRIGDSVTNLITPMMSYFGLILAVASRYVKNLGIGTLIATMLPYTLCFLVGWSILFYIWVFVLGFPVGPGAATYYTP